The Xylocopa sonorina isolate GNS202 chromosome 17, iyXylSono1_principal, whole genome shotgun sequence DNA segment AACAGTTTACTTATAGTGGAGTCAATGGATATAACTTGGATATCAAGATAGATTGAAGTATAAATATAGTAAATatagaaaaaatgtattttatCGATCGAAAAATGTATATTAATTTATACATCAAATTCATTATACATCAATATATATTTACGGGCCTGGGATGATTCGCTATgaggaaacaaaaaaagcaaaatggaataaattattttgttccGATTTTAAACAATGTTATTGTTATTTCCATGAACGATCAGTTTCCATTCGAGTTCTAGTTAGTACCGCGATAGTAATAAAATTGATAACAACCTTAATTCCAATAACTTTGCCGTATCGCATGGCAGAAATGTTATTCCTTACCGGGAATTGAATTCGAACGTGACAGATTTCTAATAATTTTCTTAAAGAGTCATTCTATGCCCGGTGGAATATGTTATTTCGCTGAAATTTTCACTTGTCAACTTTCATCTGTTTTGCCTTATTCGAGGAACGATTTTTTTCTCCAGATTCGTTGCTGGCGTAATAAACCGAGAACGAGTTCCAGCGTTCGAGAGAATGCTATGGCGGATATCACGTGGAAATGTATTTTTACGTCAAGCTGAACTTGAGAAGCCACTGGTAGATCCAGCTACTGTTAGTTCACgactaattttttttatttttcattatttattAATGTTTGTTTTTTATACGATGTTGATAGAAACGCGTGAAAATGACACAGTTATCTATGTAAATATGTAATTTCGTCTTACCAAAATATTGACTTAATTCTATTAACATATTTTCGTTCTGTCCGTTTGTTATAATTGCTGTATTTGTCTCTAAAATCACATGCACAAGGACTCAAAGGATTTGGTAAGATTTTATTGTTGATACTTATGTATTACTTTTTCATCGTCGGTTACTCGGTAAAATTTCATTTGCTTGATTGGACGTGATCAAATATAATTATTATCATCCAGAAAATAGCAAAACATTTGATATTTAACTATTAAATGTAGATTATATGTTTTAACATATTCACATTATTAAATTTTTGAAATTTCGAAGTATTTCATTATAAGGAAGTAAATTCAAATTGGAAAATaaaatgttttctttttttgatTTTTTCTTAGAAATCTGAGacaaatattatatttacattcatgttaTTTATTTGTGCTTGTAAACATTAACAACAATGTTATCTACAGTATTTACATAACAGATAATTCATACAACAGTCAATAAGAgcaacaacaataacaacaacaacgacgacAATAACATTaacaattataaaaataataataataataataataataataagtaagTTATTATACATATACTTTCCTTGTTAAAGGCTTTATCATTGTTACTAATTTCGAAATGATTTTTTGTAACATTCAATTGCTATATCAGCATGATGTACATCGTCATTTTCATCACATTAATGGTTGATGTTTACAAACATAAAATGCATTTAAAAAGCTAACAGCTTTGCGTTTTTAGCTTGCTTTTACGTGGCAGATTAATTCCTTCGTACCAAATTGGACTTATTTCACATATCATAACATTGTACTGCACCAAATTAATTGCATTGCTGTATGTATGCGTATATTTATGTACCTACATAAATGTATGACTAGAGAGTTGTAGTATATATACATTTTCAAAACTCTAATCTTGAATTTGACTCTATCGTGCTGGGTGAAATCAGATTTTTGGAATGTTTACACACTTGTTCTATTTCTTATGAAATCAAATCCGATAACTTTTGACAATTATTTTTGTTAACGCTGCTTAAAGATAGTTCTTTTTTGTCACGCCTTTATAGTTGAATTTAattatatcatatattttacttcCTGTTATTTgatgaaaaatattttcaatagaAGCTAACTCTTCTTTTACCCAGAATGAACGTTAAAATAGACGCAATTACGTGTAAGTACTTTTTTGCAGTCATTCTATATCAGTTCTGTGAACTGTTACAGAACAACCAGATTTTCAAAACGGTCTTTGTCGCGTTTTTCCAAGGAGAGCAACTAAAGAGTCGCATCAGGAAAGTTTGCAGCGGTTTCCACGCGTCTTTGTACCCATGTCCGCACAGTCACGCTGAACGGCAAGAAATGGTCAAAGGTGTTCGCACGAGACTGGAGGATTTAAATTTGGTGAgttatttatattaaaattgtCCAATTATTTCAACGTGTCAACGTAGAAAAAGAAATGAATCTTGTGTTAAGAAATAAAATCCTGTATATAAACAGAAGAAGAAATTTCTCGGGTTCGAGAGGTCCCCAATCAGTTTAGATCGAAGGGCCTGAAAGAAAAACGCgtacagactttgcgtcgtcattTTTCTTACAATTCGTATAGCTCTCGAAGCGTAAAGACGTTCTTTAATGCTTAGCAATAAAAGTATTTAGTTAAATAGAATATCGGactttaaatttatttttatcacTCATATTCAATATTAATAATCAAATAATTATCGAGTTAGAAGAGTACTCTTCTTTGTAAATAATCGATATCGATTATAATAGTTTTTGTAATTTCTAATTATTTTCGATTCTAATAACTTGCAACATAcctcaaagtatattatatataagttGCAACTATTTTTATAACTTGCAAGACTAAGATATGTGTATACCCTCATTGTTATTTAGATATTTGTTATCTTAAAATTTTTGCAAAATTTCTGAGTTTCCCGTAATTTtcctaaataaataaataaataaataaataaataaataaataaataaatatttattgtaacttagttttGTATGAAACAGTACAAAATATTCTTATTTCTTTTTCGTTGAAAAAACATTAAATAGTGTGTTGTACGTCTAACGTGTCAAAATGACGCGTTTACCCATAAAATTTATAGCTTACAAGGTAATTAACTGTTCGTTTCGTAGTAAGATTTATTACTTTCAATAGCGCTTGTTAACAATGAacatcatatatatatataatactacAGGCATCGATTCGCCGTTCAATTTTCTTTTTCTCATTTCGCAGGTTCTAAATCAAACTCAAGATCACCGTCAACGAGTGTTACACAACGTTGCCAAAGAATTGCCCAATTGGACCGTTATGGTTCGAAAGATGAAAGCAATTTATCATACGATGAATCTGTTCAACATGGACGTGACGAAAAAGTGCCTAATAGGAGAATGTTGGGTTCCGGTTGCGGATCTTGCCATCGTTCGAAACTGTCTTACCGAAGGATCGGTTGGTTTACATATTAATTACACTCCCATGACACAGTGGTCGTTACGATCGCTGATCCGCTTCCAATGCGAGATGCTCGCATTTTCACTCTAGCAGAGTTTTCAACAGACACTGTTTTAACTTCATCGTTCGACGGCGATTCTGAAATTTTTTGGAAACGGGCTGGCGATCAAAATAGCACTGTAATTAGAGGGAAACTATTCCGTTCGAACCTGGTTTACCGCTTAACGAGACGAATAACTCTTATCTGTTTCTGTCTTTCTTCGTTTACGATCAAATTTTACTTTCCTTAGCGTCTCTGTGGTAGTTCGATACCATCTTTCCTCAATGTTATCTACACAGACGAAAACCCACCGACGTTTAACAGGACGAACAAGTTTACCAGGGGTTTCCAAAATTTGATCGACGCTTACGGTGTGGCATCGTACCGTGAAGCCAACCCGGCTCTCTATACGATCATCACCTTCCCTTTCCTATTTAGCGTCATGTTCGGTGATTCTGGACATGGTAAGTGAATTTCAACTTATTTTATATAGGATATAATCATATCCTTCTCGAAGAATAACTCTGTAGAATATAACAGTAGTAAGCAACTCGACGATGTATTTTTAATTTCCAACAAAAAtgtatattttttgtttttttttttagtattagTAAAACACAGCCTTTGCTTGACGAAGTGAGTCTAACGCGAAGAAAGCGTCACTCGCAAGCAATTCGCGATATGTTCTGTATAAGGATTTCGTTCAAATATTTCCCGTGGTCACGATCGTATTTCTGTGAAGATTGGAAAATCGTTAATGTAATTGTTTAGAAAATACATCAAAGAAACGTTTACATCATTTTTATTAGCAACATTATTTGAAAAGTAGTTTGTTTAACACGTATGGTAAATAGGAGCGAATACGAGTTGGACGCATTCGTAGTGATAACTGATTGATTTAGGTTTGCTTATGACCCTGTTCGCCGTGTATATGATCTTGTCGGAGAAAAAGTTTCTGGCCCAAAAGTCGACGAACGAAATATGGAATATATTTTTCGCCGGACGTTACATTATCCTTCTCATGGGTTTGTTTTCCATTTACACTGGCATCATCTACAATGACGTGTTTTCAAAGTCATTAAACATATTCGGGTCTAGTTGGAAGATAACGTACAACGAAAGCACAATCCTCAATAACTCCCATCTACAATTGAATCCGGGCACAAAGGCTTACGATCAAGTGCCTTATCCCATGGGCATGGATCCGGTTTGGGTGCTGGCCGAAAACAagattatatttttaaattcgTACAAGATGAAGCTGTCGATCATATTTGGCGTTGTACACATGATCTTCGGCGTCTCCATGAGTGTTGTCAATATTATGTAAGTTCCTCGCGCGACTGTCGCAGTTTAGTTTTCATTTCTAAATCAAATTTTTCTACAAATTTCTCCACAATTTTTTCAATTAACTTTGAAAATTCATTCGAGCAGTAGCGGATTACTGAAATACATGAAAGTGTAATGAATTTTAACTTGAAATCACGGTCGGAATAATCTCTtctaaaatatattttctaacGAACTTTTCTACCAATTGTTTTCTTTTCTGTACCAATAATTAGTCCGTTGAAAAGCATAAGTTACATAATATAATGATTTATTTGATCATGTTCTGCACAGGCATTTCAAGAGGTACTCGAGtctattcctcgaattcttgcCACAAGTGCTCTTCCTTATTGTATTGTTCTTCTATCTGGTAGCGTTGATGTTCGTCAAGTGGGTTTTGTACGATGCATCCTCGACAGGTGGCTATACGTTACTTCTAATTATTTGATCTTAAATTTAATTGCGAAATTAACCAATATCCAACTATTTTGTACAGACCACGCGTTCAGTCCCACGTGCGCACCATCGGTTTTAATTACATTTATTAACATGATACTGATGGGTCACACCGACATGCCGGAGGGTTGTTCAGAGTTCATGTTTCCTGGTCAAGGCGTTTTGCAGATGGTTTGCATCGTCATTGCCGCGCTATGCATACCCGTAATGCTTTTTGGGAAACCGATACACTTTTTGATAACAAGAAATAAGAAGAAGGAGGGAAAGGTTCTCGTAAGTGAATGATATttcattttacaaaaagtagtaAGAAAGTAAGTAATTTCGTTTTTGTATCGCCGCTTATAACTTCATCCTTTATGCGTCCCCTCTATTTCAGAGTAACGGAACCACATCCCAGGACATTGAATTGCAAACAGAAGGGCTGCAAAGCGGACCTTCCACTACCGAAGCTGCTGCTGTGCATGAAAATGATTCATTCGGCGAAGTTATGATACACCAGGGTATACACACGATAGAATATGTTCTTTCAACGATATCGCACACTGCCTCTTATCTTCGTCTATGGGCTTTGTCGTTGGCCCATGGACAACTTTCCGAAGTATTATGGACGATGGTGTTAGCGAAGGGTTTAGGCGCAGATGAAGATAATTACGTGATCAGCGTTGTGCTGTTCTGTACATTCGCCGCTTGGGCCTTCTTTACCCTTGCTATCCTCGTCATGATGGAAGGGCTCTCAGCTTTTCTTCACACCCTCCGACTCCATTGGTACGTAAGAAACTATTAATCAAAAAATATTAGTTAACGAATCGACTCGGCACTAAAAAGTTAAAgatggcgtttgcatatatgTAATTGAATATCTTTAACGCGTTCTTTGTTACGTTATGAAAAATATTACACGTAGTATAGTTAATGTGTTGAAAAATAAATGCTATTCGTTTTGATTATACTATTTTAATTTGACTCTCAAAGAGTGTAAAAATTTGTTTTCTCAACAACGTTCGACCTAAATAGTTTGACCTAATGCACGCAAAATCTTCTTACGGTTGAAGAATAGAAGAAAAGTATGCTTCTTCTCTTTGTTCGATACTTTTGAATTATGGCATATAACTTGAACCATCCGGAAGAATCGTATGGTTAATGTTATTGCGATAATTGGTAATTTGCACTTTTTCAGGACGGATTTTTGAAAAATTCTCGACGTTTCCAAGATATATAGTAATACCTACGTCGTTCGTTTAAAAATACATATAATTCACTGCGCGAGACGTTAAACGTAGTAACGATCTAGTTTAAAATCTGTTTAAAATCAATTAAACAGAGAAAGATTTCGTTAATTTCTAATAAAGTCCCACTCTAACTTTTAACGCGCGAATATTCAAATATAATACTTTATTTATGGGTTGATTGTTTTCGTCAGTTTTCTTTTATCTGTTTCTTTTCACTTTCAGGGTGGAATTTATGAGCAAATTCTACGATGGTCAGGGCCACCCGTTTCAACCGTTTTGTTTCAAAACTATTTTGGATGCGGAAGATGCCGAAGACTAGGCAGCCACTGATCCTCggcaataattataattagtaTTATAAAGTTTTATCGCAATACGCGGGAAGGCTTGTTTTCATCGTTCAAAACAATTCAATCTCGATAACAAACGAAATACATTGGAAGGATTTAAAGTTTTAACTAATTTCTGTAAATTGTCTTCGGCGAATTTCTCAATAAACCAGATCATATTTTCGACTAAAGATATTTCTATCGTCTCTTTTTAACATAGTAAGGCGCAACAGTATTCGATGTGTATCGTATCAATTacaaaaatttatatattttattatattgtatttagtatagaattttaatatttcGTTTGAATATATTTTCGAAACCAAGATATCTCAAGTACATCTTGCATGATTTACTTGCATTATGCTAAATTATTATTATGCTAAATTATTATTATGCTTAAACGAAGAAAGAGCAACGAATGAAAAAGACGCTTCGCGTGAgaagaaaatgaaaagaaaaaaaaacatttaTTTTTATTGTCAGTGTTCAACTGCTTTTGTGTTCATAGATGGTAATATCCAGAAATGTGTTACTAAAAATTACAAATGTTATTCGGGCAAAATTAAACCAGATTcaaaagaagaaaattgcacGTGTTAACCGATTTTTAATGTTTAACGATAATATCAAAGTTTCCTTACACTTTTCTTCTTTTAATACGATTATTACGGATGTAAATTTTTATGGAATTTCCCTAACTTATAGGtaaaaataagaatgttgttatTTGTCACAGAAACTTATAACAACGTTTTTCATTAATCGAGCATATCGTTGATCGATACACGTTTCGTTCATTCCATTGTTCATTGCGAGAATATGACGGTACGATAAAAATATCAACTAATACGATGTGATACACGTCATATTATAATTGCACATATAttgtttatacatatatacatatgtatatattagaGATGTAAAGTAAAGAAAGCGTGGAATACGAGAATGTACATTCTATGTTACTAGAGTACAAATTGTTGCGAGTGATTGCGAGAAGTATTCATCCTTCAATTAATAAGCAGAAGCGCCGTTAGAGACGTGTGTATCCAATATAggtattaatatataatattatctaAAAAGAGAGTGATGTATGCAAATAAAtacaatcatattttatcaataTATCAACTTTCAATCATTTAGCCTGGAAAAAAAGATGATTTATTTACgtgtttattcaatattcatagcgaatagTTTGTTTAACAAACCACAGTTGATAATATTTTCTGTTGCTGCGTTGTTCTATGTAAACAATCTCTGTATCGTTATCCTTCCCTGTATTTTTACGAATATCTCGAAATCGTGCGAATCATGACCCACCGCAACAGCTTTAATTGAGACCCATGATTCTTTCCAGACCTTTTCATGTTTCCGATTTATAGCTTAGCTTTTCTAAATTTGCAATTTTCCCGAACCGAACACAAAACGTGAATAATTCACGCACATATTCGGATTGAAAATGAAACGTAAACGTTGTTGAAATGTAATCACCTGAAAAATATAGTTATACACCTGATTTGCTTGCATTTACTTAATTCCTTAATTATTTATTTGGGAATTTATTGGGAATATATTTCGGGTTCTTGCGAAATCTATTTTAATTCTCTTAGAAAATTAATTGCATGTACACTTACGAGCAATAGaattaattttttcaaaaatggtGAAACGCATGGACGAAAAACATATTAGTTTTTAATTATTAGGTATTTAGCTTTAAATTAATACCAACATCATGAAAATTGCTccactattttttaaattatgtaaCCTACCATCAAGTAttgaaatttaataaattaaataaattttcctatAAGAAAAGGATATTTTAGCTTTTTTTATTCACTGGAATTCAGGTCACATAATTTACAAAATAGTCGATCAATTTTTATGATGTTAGTATCAATTTAAAGCTGAATGCCTAATAATTAAAAACTAATATGTTTTTTGTCCATTGACTGCGACGAATTTTTGGAAAAATTTACTTTATACGCGTATTTGTAAGTGTATTTTGTCGCATCGGTGAAACTAGCCCTGAAATGGTCGTGTTCACCCTTCACGCAAAGGTACTTTCATGATACCCTTTCTCTACACTTGGAGGGTTGCTAATGAAACAGCGGAAGCCTGAAACTTGCGCTGCGGGCAACAGACAATCAAAGGCATTTTTCAGGCTCCGCCATGCTATTCGGATTTGTGTTTCACCATGTATTCTTCGCGTAAAAAGTAAATCAGATATCTGAAAAATAATAAGCTTTTTAATAAGTTctcatataattttcattatcttTTAATATTCTATTTCAGTATTATTCTTCCAGTATATATTATTATCGAGAAATCGCGTAAAAGCTATATACGTAATACTCGCAATCGGTTAACTTTGTTCTCCCACTTTtacgcaaacgttatttaaagACAGGTTAAAAGACAGGTGTACAGTTTGATTGAAATCAACTATCGATTCGACGTACAACATAATACCTAGTTGCATGTTACGTTTGCTTGAGAAAAAAAGTGATGTCACAAAGCGGTCGATTCCATTAAGTCATTTAACATTTACCCTTATCGAGTTCCGCTACTTTGCGTTTAAGTAAGTGTTACAGCTTCTCCTTCTCTTAGCTTCTACGGTTACTGCTTACTTTAAGCTGGATACAAAGAAATGACGCGTACTATTTTTGAAGTTGTGATTATGTTCAAATATAGTATGTGAGGAAATACCATAACTTTTGTTTTGgcaattttcgaaatttttaaacaaattttatcTTTTATTATCATCGTAGATCAAAAAGTAGATATAAATTCTATGCGAAATAGTATTTCcatttattttttatcattAACATAAGTAAAAGTTAtcattccaaagaaaatatcgcTAATAATGTAACGAGAAAATAGTTGATCAACGCGAGAGAACGTGGTGCAAAATTTTCACAATTGTTGTGATTAAAAATGTTGTTTTACTTTGAAATATTTTACGAATATTAATatcaatattaaatatgaactgAAAAGATTTGAAAAAATTGTTAACAATTTTCTTCAGTCTTTATCCTCGTTTCCTAATATTTCTTAActtatattattaataaatagtAATTTATTAGTTTTACATATATTAGAATACTAAATAAAAATCACACGTAtgcatatatataatttataatatgcTAAATTATGCACTAAAAATAGTAAGCATTTTTCTCTCGAATATAGGTAAATAAAGTATTTCGTCttatttacaaaaaataatGTACTCGATCTTTAATGGATAATTCGTCGATGTAAATCAATTAAAAATAACATCGTAGATAAAATCTAAGCTTTTATAAATCTGTAGCCCatcataattaaaaaattacaaccAATTGTTCAACAAACTGTTAAAATCATTTCCCTATTCTTTCCattgaaaatattttcaataatatatatttttatgaaataATTTTTTCGATTCTAATCgagaaaaaatgaaaattcCAGTTTAAAC contains these protein-coding regions:
- the Vha100-2 gene encoding V-type ATPase subunit a family protein Vha100-2 isoform X1; the protein is MGALFRSEEMALCQLFIQPEAAYLSVSELGETGTVQFRDLNEGVNYFQRKFVNEVRRCDEMERKLRYIEAEVRKDGMLIVDNLTELPRAPNPRMIIDLEAHLEEVENDILELSQNAVNLKSNYLELTELRHVLEKTQVFFTENQDSYLLYQQEEASDSITRTLINEEPQNPSLMGRGRLEFVAGVINRERVPAFERMLWRISRGNVFLRQAELEKPLVDPATNNQIFKTVFVAFFQGEQLKSRIRKVCSGFHASLYPCPHSHAERQEMVKGVRTRLEDLNLVLNQTQDHRQRVLHNVAKELPNWTVMVRKMKAIYHTMNLFNMDVTKKCLIGECWVPVADLAIVRNCLTEGSRLCGSSIPSFLNVIYTDENPPTFNRTNKFTRGFQNLIDAYGVASYREANPALYTIITFPFLFSVMFGDSGHGLLMTLFAVYMILSEKKFLAQKSTNEIWNIFFAGRYIILLMGLFSIYTGIIYNDVFSKSLNIFGSSWKITYNESTILNNSHLQLNPGTKAYDQVPYPMGMDPVWVLAENKIIFLNSYKMKLSIIFGVVHMIFGVSMSVVNIMHFKRYSSLFLEFLPQVLFLIVLFFYLVALMFVKWVLYDASSTDHAFSPTCAPSVLITFINMILMGHTDMPEGCSEFMFPGQGVLQMVCIVIAALCIPVMLFGKPIHFLITRNKKKEGKVLSNGTTSQDIELQTEGLQSGPSTTEAAAVHENDSFGEVMIHQGIHTIEYVLSTISHTASYLRLWALSLAHGQLSEVLWTMVLAKGLGADEDNYVISVVLFCTFAAWAFFTLAILVMMEGLSAFLHTLRLHWVEFMSKFYDGQGHPFQPFCFKTILDAEDAED
- the Vha100-2 gene encoding V-type ATPase subunit a family protein Vha100-2 isoform X2; protein product: MGALFRSEEMALCQLFIQPEAAYLSVSELGETGTVQFRDLNEGVNYFQRKFVNEVRRCDEMERKLRYIEAEVRKDGMLIVDNLTELPRAPNPRMIIDLEAHLEEVENDILELSQNAVNLKSNYLELTELRHVLEKTQVFFTEEEASDSITRTLINEEPQNPSLMGRGRLEFVAGVINRERVPAFERMLWRISRGNVFLRQAELEKPLVDPATNNQIFKTVFVAFFQGEQLKSRIRKVCSGFHASLYPCPHSHAERQEMVKGVRTRLEDLNLVLNQTQDHRQRVLHNVAKELPNWTVMVRKMKAIYHTMNLFNMDVTKKCLIGECWVPVADLAIVRNCLTEGSRLCGSSIPSFLNVIYTDENPPTFNRTNKFTRGFQNLIDAYGVASYREANPALYTIITFPFLFSVMFGDSGHGLLMTLFAVYMILSEKKFLAQKSTNEIWNIFFAGRYIILLMGLFSIYTGIIYNDVFSKSLNIFGSSWKITYNESTILNNSHLQLNPGTKAYDQVPYPMGMDPVWVLAENKIIFLNSYKMKLSIIFGVVHMIFGVSMSVVNIMHFKRYSSLFLEFLPQVLFLIVLFFYLVALMFVKWVLYDASSTDHAFSPTCAPSVLITFINMILMGHTDMPEGCSEFMFPGQGVLQMVCIVIAALCIPVMLFGKPIHFLITRNKKKEGKVLSNGTTSQDIELQTEGLQSGPSTTEAAAVHENDSFGEVMIHQGIHTIEYVLSTISHTASYLRLWALSLAHGQLSEVLWTMVLAKGLGADEDNYVISVVLFCTFAAWAFFTLAILVMMEGLSAFLHTLRLHWVEFMSKFYDGQGHPFQPFCFKTILDAEDAED